In the Flagellimonas sp. MMG031 genome, one interval contains:
- a CDS encoding DUF4369 domain-containing protein, translating into MKKLFAISLGALLISACNSEPKGYVLSGTITGEPENGTQIFLKTTDSLNQLVDIDTTAVQDGLFSFSGNQVEPKMYYLFVDKMRGNVPVIVENGTIDVEFQKDSIGYAKLKGTEQNEVFMDFLEESRRFSERAQSMQNDMRTAAQQQDTATVAALREEFMEFQEDAKNFNLDFAKSHPDAYISVLVIGNLLATKSATVDEIKSMFEALSPEMKETEPAKKIAEQLENLKSTEVGATAPDFSAPTPSGDVLALSDVTSNAKLTLVDFWAAWCRPCRAENPNIVSVYKKYHEKGFDVLGVSLDTQAEQWTGAIEADGLEWNHISNLQRFQDPIARLYNINAIPAAFLLDENGVIVARDLRGPALEEKVAEILGKS; encoded by the coding sequence ATGAAAAAACTATTTGCCATATCCCTAGGTGCACTTTTGATAAGTGCCTGTAATTCTGAACCCAAAGGATACGTGTTGAGCGGAACCATTACCGGAGAACCCGAAAATGGAACCCAAATATTTTTGAAGACCACCGATTCCCTAAACCAATTGGTGGATATCGACACTACCGCCGTCCAAGATGGACTTTTCAGCTTTAGCGGAAACCAAGTGGAGCCCAAGATGTACTATCTTTTTGTGGATAAAATGCGTGGAAACGTTCCGGTAATCGTGGAGAACGGAACAATCGATGTAGAATTCCAAAAAGATAGCATTGGATACGCAAAGCTCAAAGGAACCGAACAAAACGAAGTATTCATGGACTTTTTGGAAGAGTCCCGCAGGTTTTCTGAAAGAGCGCAATCTATGCAGAACGATATGCGTACCGCAGCCCAGCAGCAAGATACTGCCACTGTGGCCGCACTTCGCGAGGAATTCATGGAATTTCAGGAAGATGCCAAAAATTTCAACCTTGATTTTGCGAAGAGCCATCCAGATGCCTACATCTCCGTTTTGGTCATCGGTAACCTGTTGGCCACAAAGTCAGCTACCGTAGATGAAATCAAATCCATGTTCGAGGCACTTTCACCCGAGATGAAGGAAACCGAACCTGCAAAAAAGATTGCGGAGCAGCTTGAAAATTTAAAATCTACCGAAGTGGGAGCCACAGCGCCCGACTTTTCTGCCCCTACGCCCTCGGGTGACGTGCTAGCATTGAGCGATGTGACCAGCAATGCAAAACTTACCTTGGTCGACTTTTGGGCCGCATGGTGCAGACCCTGTCGTGCCGAAAACCCAAACATTGTATCGGTCTACAAAAAATACCACGAAAAAGGTTTCGACGTTTTGGGCGTTTCTTTGGATACCCAAGCCGAACAATGGACCGGCGCTATTGAAGCCGATGGATTGGAATGGAACCATATTTCCAACCTTCAGCGTTTTCAGGACCCGATTGCCCGTTTGTACAACATCAATGCTATTCCTGCTGCATTTTTATTGGACGAAAATGGGGTTATCGTAGCAAGAGACCTCAGGGGACCTGCTTTGGAAGAAAAAGTGGCCGAAATACTTGGTAAGAGCTAA
- a CDS encoding rhomboid family intramembrane serine protease — translation MLNLHIATIAIMAANVLVSLRGFNNMAFFDRYKFSISAIQAGQRERMATSGFLHVDFSHLFLNMFTLYFFAPVVIGWFGSIKFLIIYFVSLLAGSLLALVFHKDEPFYSAVGASGAVMGVLYAAILLNPDMQLGIMFIPIPLPAYVLGIAYLLYSIWGMKSRMGNIGHTAHFGGAIGGYATTLLFKPELFVTDTLIVVLLAIPIIILFVLDKMGKI, via the coding sequence ATGCTCAATTTACATATCGCTACGATAGCCATCATGGCTGCCAATGTGCTGGTTTCACTACGTGGTTTCAATAATATGGCGTTTTTTGACAGATACAAGTTCAGTATCAGTGCCATACAAGCGGGGCAGCGGGAACGGATGGCCACCTCTGGCTTTTTGCACGTGGATTTTTCCCATTTGTTCCTCAATATGTTCACGCTGTATTTTTTTGCTCCGGTAGTGATTGGTTGGTTCGGCTCCATCAAATTTTTAATCATCTATTTTGTGAGTCTGCTGGCAGGAAGCCTTTTGGCCTTGGTTTTTCATAAAGATGAGCCATTTTACAGTGCCGTAGGGGCCAGTGGTGCGGTTATGGGCGTGTTGTACGCCGCCATATTGCTCAACCCTGATATGCAATTGGGCATTATGTTCATTCCCATTCCATTACCGGCCTATGTGTTGGGGATTGCTTACTTGTTGTATTCCATTTGGGGGATGAAAAGCCGGATGGGCAATATAGGACACACCGCCCACTTTGGGGGAGCCATTGGGGGATATGCAACCACTTTATTGTTTAAACCAGAACTTTTTGTCACGGACACCTTGATTGTGGTGCTCTTGGCCATTCCTATCATCATCCTTTTTGTATTAGACAAAATGGGCAAGATTTAG
- a CDS encoding lipid A biosynthesis acyltransferase: MQLVVYILVYPLLWLVSRLPFKIIYFISDGVYILLYYLIGYRKKVVRNNLALVFPEKSEEERLVIEKKFFRHMCDIFLEMIKTLGISNKEVQKRFTVTNMEVLHELEAKGINTMLMLPHYASWEWVVSLNLQIKSKGYGIYQKIKNKYFDKLVRDLRGRFNTQLISTRESRKILKDAKESKLLLMVGIISDQSPMVIKAKYWTDFMGIVVPVHVGGEEICKANDIIPVYLKTRKIGRGYYEGTVKVLSENPSEVEDYKITDAFLRETEKSIREAPEYYFWTHKRWKHKDKVPKEFQITTQKVVNS; this comes from the coding sequence ATGCAGCTGGTAGTTTATATCCTTGTTTATCCTTTGCTCTGGTTGGTTTCCAGACTCCCTTTTAAAATCATTTATTTTATCTCCGATGGGGTCTACATACTCCTGTACTACCTTATTGGGTACCGCAAAAAGGTGGTGCGCAACAATTTGGCCCTTGTTTTTCCTGAAAAATCAGAAGAGGAACGATTGGTTATAGAGAAAAAGTTCTTCAGGCATATGTGCGATATCTTTCTGGAGATGATCAAGACTCTGGGGATTAGCAATAAGGAAGTCCAAAAAAGATTTACGGTCACCAACATGGAGGTGCTCCACGAGCTTGAAGCAAAGGGCATCAACACCATGCTGATGCTGCCACATTATGCCAGCTGGGAGTGGGTGGTTTCCCTTAATCTTCAAATTAAGTCCAAAGGCTACGGTATCTACCAAAAAATAAAGAACAAGTATTTTGATAAACTGGTACGGGACCTTAGGGGCAGGTTCAACACCCAACTGATTTCCACAAGGGAGTCCCGAAAAATTTTGAAGGACGCCAAGGAAAGTAAACTACTGCTCATGGTGGGTATCATTAGCGATCAATCGCCCATGGTCATCAAGGCCAAATACTGGACAGATTTTATGGGCATAGTGGTACCTGTGCATGTGGGGGGCGAGGAAATTTGCAAAGCAAACGATATTATTCCCGTCTACCTCAAGACACGTAAAATTGGAAGGGGCTATTATGAGGGTACGGTCAAGGTACTTTCCGAAAACCCATCGGAGGTAGAAGACTACAAAATCACCGACGCCTTTTTACGGGAGACTGAAAAATCCATCCGGGAAGCGCCAGAATATTACTTCTGGACACATAAACGTTGGAAACACAAGGACAAAGTACCCAAGGAGTTCCAGATAACAACCCAAAAGGTGGTCAATTCCTAG